One Ranitomeya variabilis isolate aRanVar5 chromosome 5, aRanVar5.hap1, whole genome shotgun sequence DNA window includes the following coding sequences:
- the MYOZ3 gene encoding myozenin-3 — protein sequence MFPTYADLVKERKGLASAIVREIRGEEPLLNLGKKVSVPQDVMMEELSLQRNRGSCMYLERQKRVQRFTFEYPTDRINAGGNVNFINADQTLANDVSGTQGVDGKENFRSEIHIVPGSNKTPPNVPKKSLKVLQKKMSLNPGAIAPGYSGPLKDIPYERFNSTAIPKSYRSPWVESYTAEQILQADALPPPPQTPLNVTYRTYNRTPIPFGSLSVVNGADAPNIFEELQAQIEESTSGLDLMCRRPSFNRAPRGWTNKYVPESPDL from the exons ATGTTTCCTACTTATGCAGACCTGGTGAAGGAGAGGAAAGGCCTGGCGTCAGCCATAGTCAGAGAAATAAGAGGGGAAG agcCTTTGCTAAACCTAGGCAAAAAAGTTAGTGTCCCCCAAGATGTAATGATGGAAGAACTCTCTTTGCAGCGCAATCGCGGCTCTTGTATGTACTTGGAACGGCAAAAGCGAGTGCAAAGGTTCACATTTGAGTACCCCACAGATCGTATCAAT GCAGGGGGCAATGTGAATTTCATAAATGCTGACCAGACACTTGCCAATGATGTATCTGGCACACAAGGAGTAGATGGAAAGGAAAACTTTCGTTCAGAAATACATATAGTCCCAGGAAGCAACAAGACTCCACCCAACGTTCCCAAGAAGTCTTtaaaggttttacaaaagaaaatgTCTCTGAATCCAGGTGCTATAGCTCCAG gttattctgggccattgaagGATATACCGTATGAGAGATttaacagtaccgccatacccaaaTCATACCGGTCACCTTGGGTAGAAAGCTACACTGCTGAGCAAATCTTACAAGCTGATGCACTGCCACCTCCCCCACAAACACCTCTCAATGTCACATATCGCACATATAACAG AACGCCAATCCCCTTTGGAAGTTTATCCGTGGTTAATGGTGCCGATGCTCCAAATATTTTTGAAGAACTACAGGCTCAGATTGAGGAATCCACTAGTGGACTGGACCTCATGTGTCGAAGGCCCAGCTTCAACAGAGCACCACGAGGGTGGACAAATAAATATGTCCCGGAGTCTCCGGACTTGTAG